One window from the genome of Thermus sediminis encodes:
- a CDS encoding ribonuclease HII, translated as MEGLEAGFWAQGLRVAGVDEAGRGAWAGPIVVGAVVLPPGRHPFKDSKLLSPRAREALAEEVRRVALAYALGLAEAEEVDQLGVLGATLLAAERALALLSLPPQALVTDYLPLKTPLPLLSPPKADQQSPSVAAASILAKVHRDRLMAHWDRLYPGYGFARHKGYGTPEHQEALLALGPSPVHRRRFVPVAQAPLRFSQDP; from the coding sequence ATGGAGGGCCTCGAGGCGGGCTTCTGGGCCCAGGGCCTGAGGGTGGCCGGGGTGGACGAGGCGGGCCGGGGGGCCTGGGCTGGGCCCATCGTGGTGGGGGCAGTGGTCCTCCCCCCGGGGCGTCATCCCTTTAAGGACTCCAAGCTCCTTTCTCCTAGGGCCCGGGAGGCCCTGGCGGAGGAGGTGCGGCGGGTGGCCCTGGCCTACGCCCTAGGCCTGGCCGAGGCGGAGGAGGTGGACCAGCTCGGGGTCTTAGGGGCTACCCTCCTGGCGGCGGAGAGGGCCTTGGCCCTCCTGTCCCTTCCCCCGCAGGCCCTAGTGACGGACTACCTCCCCCTAAAGACCCCCCTTCCCCTCCTCTCCCCGCCCAAAGCGGACCAGCAAAGCCCCAGCGTGGCCGCGGCCAGCATCCTGGCCAAGGTCCACCGGGACCGCCTCATGGCCCATTGGGACCGCCTCTACCCCGGCTACGGCTTCGCCCGGCACAAGGGCTACGGCACCCCCGAGCACCAGGAGGCCCTCCTTGCCCTAGGGCCTTCCCCTGTCCACAGGCGGCGCTTCGTCCCCGTGGCCCAGGCTCCCTTAAGGTTTTCTCAAGACCCCTAA
- a CDS encoding DUF4384 domain-containing protein, translating into MRLLWVLLAGLLSACTLTLQGLTLSYRLDLTPALLRFEPDRGPGATYFVGEEIRFLLTLDRPGWVSLVVVDPDGRTYELDRFYLERGTHLLPRGAYRYRLVPPRGLHRVRAVYTEAPPPARVRLEGVYTDWDAGLRVYLEASGSRGYGVAETHFYLY; encoded by the coding sequence ATGCGGCTATTGTGGGTTCTTCTCGCTGGCCTTCTTTCCGCCTGCACCCTCACCCTGCAGGGTCTGACCCTCTCCTACCGCCTGGACCTCACCCCCGCCCTCCTGCGCTTTGAGCCCGACCGGGGGCCTGGGGCTACCTACTTCGTGGGGGAGGAGATCCGCTTCCTCCTCACCTTGGACCGCCCCGGCTGGGTGAGCCTGGTGGTGGTAGACCCCGACGGGCGCACCTACGAGCTGGACCGCTTCTACCTGGAGCGGGGCACCCACCTCCTGCCCCGAGGGGCCTACCGCTACCGCCTGGTGCCCCCTAGGGGCCTCCACCGGGTGCGGGCGGTCTACACCGAGGCCCCCCCGCCCGCCCGGGTGCGGCTGGAGGGTGTGTACACAGACTGGGACGCCGGGCTTCGGGTCTACCTGGAGGCCTCCGGGTCCCGGGGGTACGGGGTGGCGGAGACCCACTTCTACCTCTACTGA
- a CDS encoding TRAP transporter substrate-binding protein yields MKRRDFLKKAGIGVAASAAFGPVFAQASPTVRWRLASSFPRSLDTIYGAAEDLAKRVSELTGGRFQIRPFQAGEIVPALQVMDAVQQGTVQVGHTASYYFVGKAQVLAYDTSVPFGLTARQQNAWMYYGGGIELFRSIFADFGIIQFPGGNTGTQMGGWFRREINSLADLRGLKMRIPGPGGQVMSRLGVVPQVIAGGDIYPALERGVVDAAEWVGPYDDEKLGFQRVTRFYYYPGWHEPSAMLSFYVNLREWQRLPKEYQQAFEVAAAEANLAMMAKYDQVNPPALQRLLRAGVRLRKWPAEVMRAAQKAAFDWYEEEAAKDATYRRVYTAWKTFREEQYRWFGVAELGYGQFAFPTV; encoded by the coding sequence ATGAAGCGGCGTGACTTTTTGAAGAAGGCAGGCATCGGCGTGGCGGCTAGCGCGGCTTTTGGACCCGTGTTCGCCCAGGCGAGCCCCACGGTGCGCTGGCGCTTGGCCTCTAGCTTCCCCAGGAGCCTGGACACCATCTACGGGGCGGCGGAGGACCTGGCCAAGAGGGTTTCCGAGCTGACGGGGGGGCGCTTCCAGATCCGCCCCTTCCAAGCCGGAGAGATCGTACCCGCTCTCCAGGTGATGGACGCTGTGCAACAGGGCACGGTGCAGGTGGGGCACACCGCCAGCTACTACTTCGTGGGCAAGGCCCAGGTCCTAGCCTACGATACCTCGGTACCCTTTGGCCTCACCGCCCGGCAACAGAACGCCTGGATGTACTACGGGGGGGGCATTGAGCTCTTCCGCTCCATCTTCGCCGACTTCGGCATCATCCAGTTCCCCGGGGGGAACACTGGGACCCAGATGGGGGGCTGGTTCCGCCGGGAGATCAACAGCCTGGCGGACCTGAGGGGCCTCAAGATGCGCATCCCCGGCCCCGGCGGCCAGGTGATGAGCCGGCTCGGCGTGGTGCCCCAGGTCATAGCGGGCGGGGACATCTACCCTGCCCTGGAGCGGGGTGTGGTGGACGCCGCCGAGTGGGTGGGCCCTTACGACGACGAGAAGCTGGGCTTCCAAAGGGTGACCCGGTTTTACTACTACCCCGGCTGGCACGAGCCCTCCGCCATGCTCTCTTTCTACGTGAACCTAAGGGAGTGGCAACGGCTTCCCAAGGAGTACCAGCAGGCCTTTGAGGTGGCCGCCGCCGAGGCCAACCTGGCCATGATGGCCAAGTACGACCAGGTGAACCCGCCCGCCCTCCAGCGCCTCCTCAGGGCCGGGGTCCGGCTCCGGAAGTGGCCCGCGGAGGTGATGCGGGCGGCCCAGAAGGCAGCCTTTGACTGGTACGAGGAGGAGGCGGCCAAGGATGCCACCTATCGCAGGGTCTACACCGCCTGGAAGACCTTCCGGGAGGAGCAGTACCGCTGGTTTGGGGTGGCGGAGTTGGGCTACGGGCAGTTCGCTTTCCCCACCGTCTAG
- a CDS encoding TRAP transporter large permease, whose protein sequence is MDLYALMPPLMFLALILFLLSGYPVAFALGAVGIVFGFLGIALDLFPPALLRAMPDRIFGIMSNQLLLAIPFFTLMGIILERSGLAEDLLDTMGQLFGPLRGGLALSVVFVGAILAATTGVVAASVMAMGIISLPVMLKYGYNPRFASGVILGSATLAQIIPPSVVLIVLADQLGVSVGDMYRAALIPAGLTVGLYFLYVVYVALFRPKWAPTLPLEARPEAGKEAETAFALLSYLLVGVGAWRLGEFLRLPGWLEGLEVLLALALWTLVLLPRIRRNPLLRRALLSMVPPLVLIFLVLGTVLLGVATPTEAGAMGVVGALALAALNRRLSLRVLYQAMEQTATLTAFVIFILIGSTLFSLVFRGVDGDLWVEGFFTGLPGGEAGFILFVMVLVFLLGFFIDFFEIAFIALPLLAIGAEALGIDKLWFGLLVGVNLQTSFLTPPFGFALFYLRNVAPKEVKTGDIYLAGIPFILLQLLVLLLVYFLREPILRFATGG, encoded by the coding sequence GTGGACCTCTACGCCCTCATGCCCCCCTTGATGTTTTTGGCCCTCATCCTCTTCCTCCTCTCCGGCTACCCGGTGGCCTTCGCCCTGGGAGCGGTGGGCATCGTCTTCGGCTTCCTGGGCATCGCCCTGGACCTCTTCCCTCCAGCCCTCCTCCGGGCCATGCCCGACCGCATCTTCGGCATCATGTCCAACCAGCTCCTCCTGGCCATCCCCTTCTTCACCCTCATGGGCATCATCTTGGAGCGGAGCGGCCTGGCGGAGGACCTCTTGGACACCATGGGCCAGCTCTTCGGGCCCCTTAGGGGGGGCCTCGCCCTGAGCGTGGTCTTCGTGGGGGCCATCCTGGCGGCCACCACGGGGGTGGTGGCCGCCAGCGTCATGGCCATGGGCATCATCTCCCTGCCCGTCATGCTCAAGTATGGCTACAATCCCCGCTTCGCCAGCGGGGTGATCCTGGGTTCCGCCACCCTGGCCCAGATCATCCCCCCCAGCGTGGTCCTCATCGTCCTGGCGGACCAGCTTGGGGTAAGCGTGGGGGACATGTACCGGGCGGCCCTGATCCCCGCAGGCCTCACCGTGGGCCTTTACTTCCTCTACGTGGTCTACGTGGCCCTCTTCCGGCCAAAGTGGGCCCCAACCCTTCCCCTTGAGGCCCGCCCCGAGGCGGGCAAGGAGGCGGAGACCGCCTTCGCCCTCCTCTCCTACCTCCTGGTGGGCGTGGGGGCCTGGAGGCTAGGGGAGTTCCTGCGCCTGCCTGGCTGGCTGGAGGGCCTCGAGGTCCTCCTGGCCCTTGCCCTGTGGACCCTCGTCCTCCTCCCCCGCATCCGGAGAAACCCCCTCCTCCGGCGGGCCCTCCTCTCCATGGTTCCCCCCCTGGTTCTCATTTTCCTGGTCCTGGGCACGGTCCTCCTGGGGGTGGCCACCCCCACGGAGGCGGGGGCCATGGGGGTGGTGGGGGCTTTGGCGCTGGCCGCCCTGAACCGCCGCCTCTCCCTCCGGGTTCTCTACCAGGCCATGGAGCAGACGGCCACCCTCACCGCCTTCGTGATCTTCATCCTCATCGGTTCCACCCTCTTCAGCCTGGTCTTCCGGGGGGTGGACGGGGACCTTTGGGTGGAGGGCTTCTTCACGGGGCTTCCCGGGGGTGAGGCGGGCTTCATCCTCTTCGTCATGGTCCTGGTCTTCCTCCTGGGCTTCTTCATTGATTTCTTTGAGATCGCCTTCATCGCCCTGCCCCTCCTGGCCATCGGGGCCGAGGCCTTGGGCATTGACAAGCTCTGGTTCGGCCTCCTGGTGGGGGTGAACCTCCAGACCTCCTTCCTCACCCCCCCCTTCGGCTTCGCCCTCTTCTACCTCCGGAACGTGGCCCCCAAGGAGGTAAAGACGGGGGACATTTACCTGGCAGGCATCCCCTTCATCCTCCTCCAGCTTCTGGTCTTGCTCCTGGTTTACTTCCTGCGGGAGCCCATTTTGCGGTTTGCCACGGGCGGCTAA
- a CDS encoding TRAP transporter small permease subunit gives MRTLLALAKGIDALSEGVGRVIAWLALLMALLSAGNALMRYGFSYSSNAYLEAQWYMFSLIFLLGGAYALKRNAHVRIDLIYGRLTPRARAWIDLLGTVLFLIPMALGVLYLAWPWAMSSLAVREASPDVGGLPRWPIKLALLVGFALLALQALSELIKRLAFLLGLHLLEEGEKGVVE, from the coding sequence ATGCGAACGCTCCTCGCCCTAGCCAAAGGTATAGACGCCCTAAGCGAAGGGGTGGGTCGGGTGATCGCCTGGCTGGCCCTCTTGATGGCCCTCCTTTCCGCGGGGAATGCCCTCATGCGCTACGGCTTCAGCTACAGCTCCAACGCCTACCTCGAGGCCCAGTGGTACATGTTCAGCCTCATCTTCCTCCTCGGGGGGGCCTACGCCCTGAAGCGGAACGCCCACGTGCGCATTGACCTCATCTACGGCCGCCTCACCCCAAGGGCCCGGGCCTGGATAGACCTCCTGGGCACCGTCCTCTTCCTCATCCCCATGGCCCTCGGGGTCCTCTACCTGGCCTGGCCCTGGGCCATGAGCAGCCTGGCGGTCCGGGAAGCCTCCCCCGACGTGGGGGGCCTCCCCCGTTGGCCCATCAAGCTGGCCCTCCTGGTGGGCTTCGCCCTCCTCGCCCTCCAGGCCCTTTCCGAGCTCATCAAGCGGTTGGCCTTCCTCCTGGGGCTGCACCTCCTGGAGGAAGGGGAAAAGGGGGTGGTGGAGTAG
- a CDS encoding MFS transporter: MDRGPGWFLRLSAYWFGTSFKWFLVLLVLLPAKVAELSPLEERATRLGLLFGLGAVMAILGPPIMGYLSDRLGRRRPFLLWGSLLTALALLLLVHAPSYALLLLAYLLLQVADDLATGPYSALIPDLVPREERGRASGYMGLLQVSGQVLGGVVGFLLPLEPQAYLAALLNLLGAALSLSLMPDRLPKANLRPFLTAMAAPWKDWDFFLVYLTRFLVMLGFYLAQTYLQYFLADVVQVFGALGRTLTEEAFQAVALLGLLISLGAALASVPAGRASDRLGRKPLIYLSGAGLGFLMPFILLYPRYDLLLFLALFFGLFYGIYLAADWALVADVLKDPKAHATDMGLWQTSIVVPQVLAGAFGRPLDLLNAESPGLGYTVLFLLAGLFFLLGAFLVAGIQRAR, from the coding sequence ATGGACCGCGGGCCCGGGTGGTTCCTCCGCCTTTCCGCCTACTGGTTTGGCACCAGCTTCAAGTGGTTCCTAGTCCTCCTGGTCCTCCTCCCCGCCAAGGTGGCCGAGCTCTCCCCCCTCGAGGAGAGGGCCACCCGGCTGGGCCTCCTCTTCGGCCTGGGTGCGGTGATGGCCATCCTGGGCCCCCCCATTATGGGCTACCTCTCCGATCGCCTGGGGCGGAGGCGGCCCTTCTTGCTCTGGGGAAGCCTCCTCACCGCCCTAGCCCTCCTCCTCCTGGTCCACGCCCCAAGCTACGCCCTCCTCCTCCTCGCCTACCTCCTCCTGCAGGTGGCGGACGACCTGGCCACCGGCCCCTACTCAGCCCTTATCCCCGACCTGGTACCCAGGGAGGAGCGGGGCAGGGCCTCGGGGTACATGGGCCTACTCCAGGTTTCGGGGCAGGTCCTGGGGGGAGTCGTGGGCTTCCTCCTCCCCCTTGAGCCCCAGGCCTACCTGGCTGCCCTTTTGAACCTCCTGGGGGCCGCCCTTAGCCTTTCCCTGATGCCAGACCGCCTGCCCAAGGCTAACCTCCGCCCCTTCCTCACGGCCATGGCCGCCCCCTGGAAGGACTGGGACTTCTTCCTGGTCTACCTCACCCGCTTCCTGGTGATGCTGGGCTTCTACCTGGCCCAAACTTACCTGCAGTACTTCCTAGCCGACGTGGTGCAGGTCTTCGGGGCCCTGGGCCGCACCCTCACGGAGGAGGCCTTCCAGGCGGTGGCCCTCCTGGGCCTCCTCATCTCCTTGGGGGCAGCCTTGGCCAGCGTGCCCGCAGGCCGGGCCTCGGATAGGCTAGGGCGGAAGCCCCTCATCTACCTTTCGGGGGCAGGGCTGGGCTTCCTGATGCCCTTCATCCTCCTCTATCCCCGCTACGACCTTCTCCTTTTCCTCGCCCTCTTCTTCGGCCTTTTCTACGGGATCTACCTGGCGGCGGACTGGGCCCTGGTGGCCGATGTCCTCAAGGACCCCAAGGCCCACGCCACGGACATGGGCCTGTGGCAGACCTCCATCGTGGTGCCCCAGGTGCTGGCCGGGGCCTTTGGCCGCCCCTTGGACCTTCTGAATGCGGAAAGCCCCGGCCTGGGCTACACCGTCCTCTTCCTCTTGGCCGGGCTCTTCTTCCTCCTGGGGGCCTTCTTGGTGGCGGGCATCCAGCGGGCCCGGTAG
- the folP gene encoding dihydropteroate synthase: protein MLWLRGHALDLSRPRIVGILNLTPDSFSDGGLYLDPEKALLRAKEMVAEGADLLDLGAESTRPGAEPVPVEEERRRLLPALEAVLSLGVPVSVDTRKPEAAEEALRLGAHLLNDVTGLRDERMVALAARYGVPAVIMHMPVPDPKAMMAHARYGDVVAEVRSFLEAQAERALRAGVPQVVLDPGFGFGKLLPHNLALLRHLEAIVELGHPVLVGLSRKRMIGELTGVEVPKDRVHGSVAAHLYAAMKGARLLRVHDVRAHREALSVWNALWG from the coding sequence GTGCTCTGGCTTCGCGGTCATGCCTTGGACCTCTCCCGCCCCCGGATCGTGGGGATCCTCAACCTCACCCCGGACTCCTTCTCGGATGGCGGTCTCTACCTGGACCCAGAGAAGGCCCTCCTAAGGGCCAAGGAGATGGTGGCCGAGGGGGCGGACCTCCTGGACCTGGGGGCGGAGTCCACCCGCCCCGGGGCCGAGCCCGTGCCCGTGGAAGAGGAGAGGAGAAGGCTTCTTCCCGCCCTCGAGGCCGTCCTCTCCCTGGGGGTCCCCGTCTCCGTGGACACCCGCAAGCCCGAGGCGGCCGAGGAGGCCCTTAGGCTTGGGGCCCATCTCCTGAACGACGTGACGGGGCTGAGGGACGAGCGCATGGTGGCCCTGGCAGCCCGGTACGGGGTCCCGGCGGTGATCATGCACATGCCCGTCCCCGACCCCAAGGCCATGATGGCCCACGCCCGCTACGGGGACGTGGTGGCCGAGGTCAGGTCCTTCCTCGAGGCCCAGGCGGAAAGGGCCCTGAGGGCTGGGGTGCCCCAGGTGGTCTTGGACCCGGGGTTTGGCTTCGGGAAGCTTCTCCCCCACAACCTGGCCCTCCTCCGCCACCTGGAGGCCATCGTGGAGCTAGGCCACCCCGTCCTCGTGGGGCTTTCCCGCAAGCGCATGATCGGGGAGCTCACGGGGGTGGAGGTGCCCAAGGACCGGGTCCACGGCTCCGTGGCTGCCCACCTCTACGCCGCCATGAAGGGGGCGAGGCTCCTTCGGGTCCACGACGTGAGGGCCCACCGGGAGGCCCTTTCGGTCTGGAACGCCCTCTGGGGGTAG
- the folB gene encoding dihydroneopterin aldolase: MGEIALLGLEFYGRHGVMPEEGRLGARFVVDLWLEVAFEGKGDRLQETVDYAQVYALVEELVRHRRFYLIEALADHLADALLQAFPRLQAVRVRVHKPHAPIPGVFRDVYAETRKTRS, translated from the coding sequence ATGGGGGAGATCGCCCTCTTGGGCCTAGAGTTCTACGGGCGGCACGGGGTCATGCCCGAGGAGGGGCGGCTTGGGGCCCGGTTCGTGGTGGACCTTTGGCTGGAGGTGGCCTTTGAGGGCAAGGGAGACCGCCTCCAGGAGACCGTGGACTACGCCCAGGTCTACGCCCTGGTGGAGGAGTTGGTGCGCCACCGCCGCTTCTACCTCATCGAGGCCCTGGCGGACCACCTGGCGGACGCCCTCCTCCAGGCCTTTCCCCGGCTTCAGGCGGTGCGGGTGCGGGTGCACAAGCCCCACGCCCCCATCCCCGGGGTCTTCCGCGACGTGTACGCGGAAACGCGAAAAACCCGCTCCTAG
- a CDS encoding LabA-like NYN domain-containing protein, protein MERVAIFIDGSNLYKGLVQHLGSDYRLNFVEFVTLLTAGRRLLRAYYYNAPLPPEDAAAKAHQSFLNYLKRVPYVTVRLGRLERRAEGFVEKGVDIQIAVDILRLAFVNAYDIAVLVSGDGDFAEVVRVVQDMGKQVENTTFHALSSHRLAQQADRFYPLDDFPWERLRAATPPQPPEAEG, encoded by the coding sequence ATGGAAAGGGTAGCCATATTTATCGACGGCTCCAACCTCTACAAGGGGTTGGTGCAGCATCTGGGCTCGGATTACCGGCTGAACTTTGTGGAGTTCGTCACCCTCCTCACCGCGGGCAGGAGGCTCCTTCGCGCCTACTACTACAACGCCCCCCTCCCTCCGGAGGATGCTGCAGCCAAGGCCCACCAGAGCTTCCTCAACTACCTGAAGCGGGTCCCCTACGTGACCGTGCGCCTGGGGAGGCTGGAGAGGCGGGCCGAGGGGTTCGTGGAGAAGGGGGTGGACATCCAGATCGCCGTAGACATCCTGCGCCTGGCCTTCGTGAACGCCTACGATATCGCCGTCTTGGTCTCGGGGGACGGGGACTTTGCCGAGGTGGTGCGGGTGGTGCAGGACATGGGCAAGCAGGTGGAGAACACCACATTCCACGCCCTCTCCTCCCACCGCCTGGCCCAACAGGCGGACCGCTTCTACCCCCTGGACGACTTTCCCTGGGAGCGCCTCCGGGCCGCCACCCCGCCCCAACCTCCCGAGGCCGAAGGCTAG
- the ndk gene encoding nucleoside-diphosphate kinase encodes MERTFVMVKPDGFRRGLVGEILARFERKGLRIAGLKALRISQELAERHYAEHREKPFFPSLVGFITSGPVVALVLEGPNAVAEVRKMVGATHPKDAQPGTIRGDYATTIDENVIHSSANPEDAKREIALFFRPEELL; translated from the coding sequence ATGGAGCGCACCTTTGTGATGGTGAAACCCGACGGCTTCCGGCGCGGCCTGGTGGGCGAGATCCTCGCCCGCTTTGAGCGCAAGGGCCTCCGCATCGCAGGCCTGAAAGCCCTGAGGATCTCCCAGGAGCTTGCGGAGAGGCACTACGCGGAGCACCGGGAGAAGCCCTTCTTCCCCTCCCTGGTGGGCTTCATCACCTCGGGCCCGGTGGTGGCCTTGGTCTTGGAGGGCCCGAACGCGGTGGCCGAGGTGCGCAAGATGGTGGGGGCCACCCACCCCAAGGACGCCCAGCCCGGCACCATCCGCGGGGACTACGCCACCACCATCGACGAAAACGTGATCCACAGCTCAGCAAACCCGGAGGACGCCAAGCGGGAGATCGCCCTCTTCTTCCGCCCAGAGGAACTCCTCTAG
- a CDS encoding PP2C family protein-serine/threonine phosphatase, with protein sequence MSSLSFALRTHPGLKRPKNEDAVGHLLTPWGGVFIVADGMGGHRTGEVASRLAVETILEHLKEAEPSPKALLEAFERANARIYQEALRPENRGMGTTATCLLLDLPYALIAHVGDSRAYLLRGEELALLTQDHSWVAERVRQGLLTAEEARVHRWRNVITNALGSFPQARVDLLGLKLQPGDTLLLCTDGLSGVLEDRTLKEALRNFPPEEATRRLVELANEWGGPDNVSVAVVRPPQELPQGTRPYALPLEAAGGAPVRLHLGEEPEELPTQVLELKERPRVGWRDVLLILLWVVVVAYILLGYLRP encoded by the coding sequence GTGTCCAGCCTCAGCTTTGCCCTTCGGACCCACCCCGGCTTGAAACGCCCCAAGAACGAGGATGCGGTGGGCCACCTCCTCACGCCCTGGGGCGGGGTCTTCATCGTGGCGGACGGCATGGGAGGGCACCGCACGGGAGAGGTGGCCTCCCGCCTGGCAGTGGAGACCATCCTGGAGCACCTGAAGGAGGCCGAGCCCTCGCCCAAGGCGCTCCTGGAAGCCTTTGAGCGGGCCAACGCCCGCATCTATCAAGAGGCCCTGCGCCCCGAGAACCGAGGCATGGGCACCACGGCCACCTGCCTCCTCCTGGACCTCCCCTACGCCCTCATCGCCCACGTGGGGGACTCCCGGGCCTACCTCCTGAGGGGGGAGGAGCTCGCCCTCCTCACCCAGGACCACTCCTGGGTGGCGGAAAGGGTACGCCAGGGCCTCCTTACCGCCGAGGAGGCCAGGGTCCACCGCTGGCGCAACGTGATCACCAACGCCCTGGGCTCCTTTCCCCAGGCCCGGGTGGACCTCTTGGGTCTAAAGCTTCAGCCGGGGGACACCCTCCTCCTCTGCACCGATGGGCTTTCCGGGGTGCTAGAGGACCGCACGCTGAAGGAGGCGCTGAGGAACTTCCCCCCCGAGGAGGCGACGAGGAGGCTGGTGGAGCTCGCCAACGAGTGGGGCGGGCCCGACAACGTGAGCGTGGCCGTGGTCCGCCCACCCCAGGAACTCCCCCAGGGCACCAGGCCCTACGCCCTGCCCCTGGAAGCGGCAGGAGGCGCCCCCGTGCGCCTCCATCTAGGGGAGGAGCCTGAGGAGCTCCCTACCCAGGTGCTGGAACTCAAAGAGCGTCCCCGGGTGGGCTGGCGGGACGTACTCCTCATCCTCCTCTGGGTCGTGGTGGTGGCCTACATCCTTCTGGGTTACCTCCGCCCCTGA
- the rtcB gene encoding RNA ligase RtcB has protein sequence MRFEKVAPYVYRIPRQGKMRVDGVFFALEEILKDLEAEGYASLQQLVNVATLPGIVEPALAMPDIHWGYGFPIGGVAAFDPEAGGVVSPGGVGFDVNCGVRLLASSLTLQDLLPKQRELADTLYRLVPSGVGSERRDVRFSKGDLKEILKEGAGWLVRRGFGYPEDLRFIESEGRLPWANPEKVSERAFERGAPQIGTLGSGNHFLEVQYVDEVYDQGAAEAFGLFPGQVAVLIHTGSRGLGHQVCQDYVERFLKAAPRYGIELVDKQLAAAPIRSPEGEDYLQAMAAAANFAFANRQLIAHFVREAFEAVGFPPRDHGLRVLYDLAHNNAKFEEHGGRRVLVHRKGATRAFGPGSAEIPPEYRKVGQPVLVPGDMGRYSYVLAGTERAMEVSFGSSCHGAGRKMSRHQAKKVARERNLVKELAERGILVRAATRATVDEEMPEAYKDVSVVVEAVHGAGIGRKVARLRPLIVVKG, from the coding sequence ATGCGCTTTGAGAAAGTCGCCCCCTACGTCTACCGTATCCCCCGGCAGGGGAAGATGCGGGTGGACGGGGTCTTCTTCGCCTTGGAGGAGATCTTAAAGGACCTCGAGGCCGAGGGTTACGCCTCCTTGCAGCAGCTCGTGAACGTGGCCACCCTGCCCGGCATCGTGGAGCCCGCCCTGGCCATGCCCGACATCCACTGGGGCTACGGCTTTCCCATTGGGGGGGTGGCGGCCTTTGACCCGGAGGCAGGGGGCGTGGTGAGCCCGGGCGGGGTGGGTTTTGACGTCAACTGTGGGGTCCGGCTCCTGGCCTCGAGCCTCACCCTTCAGGACCTCCTCCCCAAACAGCGGGAGCTGGCGGACACCCTCTACCGCCTGGTCCCCTCGGGGGTGGGGAGCGAGCGGCGGGACGTGCGCTTCAGCAAGGGGGACCTCAAGGAGATCCTTAAGGAGGGGGCCGGGTGGCTCGTCCGCCGAGGCTTTGGCTACCCCGAGGACCTCCGCTTCATCGAGTCCGAGGGCCGCCTCCCTTGGGCCAACCCCGAAAAGGTCTCGGAGAGGGCCTTTGAGCGGGGCGCCCCCCAGATCGGCACCCTGGGGAGCGGGAACCACTTCCTGGAGGTGCAGTACGTGGACGAGGTCTACGATCAGGGGGCTGCTGAGGCCTTTGGCCTTTTCCCCGGTCAGGTCGCCGTCCTCATCCATACGGGAAGCCGGGGCCTGGGGCACCAGGTCTGCCAGGACTACGTGGAGCGCTTCCTCAAGGCGGCCCCCCGCTACGGGATTGAGCTTGTGGACAAGCAGCTGGCCGCAGCTCCCATAAGGAGCCCCGAGGGGGAGGACTACCTCCAGGCCATGGCCGCCGCCGCCAACTTCGCCTTCGCCAACCGCCAGCTCATCGCCCACTTCGTGCGGGAGGCCTTTGAGGCCGTGGGCTTCCCCCCGAGGGACCACGGCCTCAGGGTCCTCTACGACCTGGCCCACAACAACGCCAAGTTTGAGGAGCACGGGGGGAGGCGGGTCCTGGTCCACCGCAAGGGGGCCACCCGGGCCTTTGGCCCTGGAAGCGCGGAGATCCCCCCCGAGTACCGCAAGGTGGGGCAGCCCGTCCTGGTGCCCGGGGACATGGGCCGCTACTCCTACGTGTTGGCGGGCACAGAGAGGGCCATGGAGGTCTCCTTCGGCAGTAGCTGCCACGGGGCGGGGCGCAAGATGAGCCGCCACCAGGCCAAAAAGGTGGCCCGGGAGCGGAACCTGGTCAAGGAGCTTGCGGAAAGGGGCATCCTGGTGCGGGCCGCCACCCGGGCCACGGTGGACGAGGAGATGCCCGAGGCCTACAAGGACGTCTCGGTGGTGGTGGAGGCGGTCCACGGGGCGGGGATCGGGAGGAAGGTGGCCCGGCTCAGGCCCCTGATCGTGGTCAAGGGCTGA